A section of the Clostridium felsineum DSM 794 genome encodes:
- a CDS encoding tRNA1(Val) (adenine(37)-N6)-methyltransferase, with protein sequence MDLVKIDETLDDLQIKDIRIIQKKQGFRFGVDAVLLANYAKVKRNQTVIDLCSGTGIVPFIIEGKKEPKSIVGIEIQEDMVEMANRTVLYNEFQGKIKFINEDLKNVEVLKKMERVDVITVNPPYKLKNSGIVNEFDKNAIARHEICCNLEDVIKAARILLKDNGSFFMVHRPERLADILCLMRKYKIEPKSIKLVYPNTKKPPNIVLIEGKRDGREFLKWENSLYIHKDNGDYTEELNEIYGR encoded by the coding sequence ATGGATTTAGTTAAAATAGATGAAACGCTTGATGATTTACAAATAAAAGATATTCGCATAATACAAAAAAAACAAGGCTTCAGATTTGGAGTAGATGCTGTTTTGCTTGCAAATTATGCTAAGGTTAAAAGAAATCAAACAGTTATAGACTTGTGTAGTGGAACAGGAATAGTTCCATTTATTATAGAAGGAAAAAAGGAACCGAAATCTATTGTTGGTATTGAAATTCAAGAGGATATGGTTGAAATGGCAAATAGAACTGTTTTATATAATGAATTTCAAGGCAAAATAAAATTTATAAATGAAGATCTTAAAAATGTAGAAGTATTAAAAAAAATGGAAAGAGTGGATGTAATAACGGTAAATCCGCCATATAAACTAAAAAATTCAGGAATTGTAAATGAATTTGATAAGAATGCTATTGCTAGGCATGAGATATGTTGTAATTTAGAGGATGTTATAAAGGCCGCTAGAATTCTACTAAAAGATAATGGCAGCTTTTTTATGGTTCATAGACCTGAAAGGCTTGCTGACATACTGTGTTTAATGAGAAAATATAAAATAGAACCCAAATCCATAAAACTGGTTTATCCGAACACTAAAAAACCACCAAACATAGTTCTTATAGAAGGTAAACGTGATGGTAGAGAGTTCTTAAAATGGGAAAACTCTTTGTATATACATAAGGATAACGGAGATTATACGGAAGAATTAAATGAGATATATGGAAGGTAG
- a CDS encoding OmpA/MotB family protein — MKKKKHEEPENSERWLLTYSDLITLLMAFFIVMYASSTVSKSKFAQIAQSLKAGFEGSTGKTIIGNEDAVDIKTSNNYVTQQSNKQNASAEKTEENKLKDVKQKIDQYVKENGMQGSVTTNLEEKGLVVSIVDTLMFDRGRAEVKPDFEKKLVEIGKILNTIDNYIRIEGHTDNTPISNSQYPSNIELGSARSNNVEHILLDTAKIPPTQMYTVSYADTRPVADNNTDVGKARNRRVDIVILNSKFNAVEQESGGK; from the coding sequence TTGAAAAAGAAAAAACATGAGGAGCCAGAAAATTCAGAACGTTGGCTACTTACATATTCAGATTTAATAACTCTTCTTATGGCATTTTTCATAGTTATGTATGCTTCAAGTACAGTGAGTAAGTCTAAGTTTGCACAAATAGCACAATCCCTTAAAGCTGGCTTTGAAGGCTCCACTGGAAAAACAATTATAGGTAATGAAGATGCTGTTGATATAAAAACAAGCAATAATTATGTTACGCAACAATCTAATAAACAAAATGCTTCAGCAGAGAAGACTGAAGAAAATAAGCTTAAGGATGTAAAACAAAAAATAGACCAATATGTAAAAGAAAATGGTATGCAAGGTAGTGTAACTACTAACTTAGAAGAAAAGGGATTAGTGGTTAGTATAGTTGATACACTAATGTTTGATAGGGGAAGAGCAGAAGTAAAACCAGATTTTGAAAAAAAACTAGTTGAAATAGGAAAGATACTAAATACTATTGATAACTATATAAGAATTGAAGGGCATACAGACAATACCCCTATAAGCAATTCGCAATATCCATCAAATATAGAATTGGGTTCTGCTAGATCAAATAATGTTGAGCATATTTTACTAGATACAGCTAAAATACCACCAACTCAAATGTATACAGTAAGTTATGCAGATACAAGACCAGTAGCAGATAATAATACAGATGTAGGTAAGGCTAGAAATAGAAGAGTTGATATTGTAATATTAAATAGTAAATTTAACGCTGTAGAACAAGAAAGCGGCGGTAAATAA
- the rsmI gene encoding 16S rRNA (cytidine(1402)-2'-O)-methyltransferase produces MSGKLFLVGTPIGNLKDITLRALETLQNCDVIAAEDTRQSLKLLNHFNIKKPLISYHKFNENNRSKELMDMVRDGKNIALVTDAGMPGISDPGSVIVEKFIENNIEFEVIPGPTALVTALVCSGLDTSKFLFRGFLPKETKDRKAVIEDVKNVKETLIFYEAPHKLLNTLSFLFDNLGNRQIAICRELTKLHEEIKHITLEEAIEFYNTSKPKGEYVLILAGKSEEEIINEKMSEWEDMSIEEHIIKCMEEGLSKKEAVKKVAKERNIGKSEVYKHSIAIK; encoded by the coding sequence ATGAGTGGAAAATTATTTTTAGTTGGAACACCTATAGGAAATCTGAAGGATATAACACTGAGGGCTTTGGAAACACTACAAAATTGTGATGTTATAGCAGCAGAGGATACAAGGCAGAGTTTAAAGTTATTAAATCACTTTAATATAAAGAAGCCTTTGATAAGTTATCATAAGTTTAATGAAAATAATAGAAGTAAAGAATTAATGGATATGGTTAGGGATGGTAAGAATATAGCGCTAGTAACAGACGCAGGTATGCCAGGAATTTCAGATCCGGGAAGTGTCATAGTAGAGAAGTTTATTGAAAATAATATTGAATTTGAAGTTATACCAGGCCCTACAGCTTTAGTTACAGCTTTAGTATGTTCTGGACTTGATACATCAAAGTTCCTATTTAGAGGATTTCTGCCTAAGGAAACAAAGGATAGAAAAGCAGTGATTGAAGATGTGAAAAATGTTAAGGAAACGTTAATTTTTTATGAAGCTCCGCATAAACTATTAAATACATTAAGCTTTTTATTTGACAATCTTGGAAACAGACAAATAGCTATATGTAGAGAACTTACAAAACTTCATGAAGAGATAAAACATATTACTCTTGAGGAAGCAATTGAGTTTTATAATACTTCTAAACCTAAGGGGGAATACGTTCTAATCCTTGCAGGAAAGAGCGAAGAGGAGATTATAAATGAAAAAATGTCTGAGTGGGAAGATATGAGTATTGAAGAGCATATAATTAAATGTATGGAAGAAGGATTATCTAAAAAAGAGGCTGTGAAAAAGGTGGCCAAAGAGAGAAACATCGGTAAATCGGAAGTTTATAAACATTCTATAGCAATAAAATGA